Proteins co-encoded in one Lasioglossum baleicum chromosome 3, iyLasBale1, whole genome shotgun sequence genomic window:
- the LOC143207475 gene encoding uncharacterized protein LOC143207475, giving the protein MRLLIFAGLLAISLGEKTVSPAVEKVESSSGNADDIVMLEIDVKEPVKRSPIQTSPDYGANQYSLQSADAQQLSPEYLSILQEYAQEQPQPAPPQRRPQPAYARQQQALQQAYYNFRKPTVVPPRPRPQLHPQALAQAEVAAEIQAQVDAQNRAEAIRTARLGSPSPSATDTYQVSAYSQPKLGTFEQELLQLVSANQAQEFKLLPTQPKGGLSAYSQQLVGYQPQYEKPAAAAPQLPEQYHIETSPPRAYQPRPIPAYQSVEEPQYQAQPAKAFQPSPQYDYAADDAHLKALEQAQAQAQAQAQAQALAFQKVAQVEYRQHTQNALEHIRLTNEADKQRTALEQIQQGAQVSDAGRSYLQEQLQPKSADAAYHAKVKAQTTAEVAEARKLHQAQEFKAHADAIRKLEAQQRAHLRVQEEVRNYALNFEKNQARAQELAQAQAEALYKAQLQERNQINKQIIAISKNQVEGKKAHPDSPVQHYTLQRNSTPLPALNSYFTNDELQKYQASGSSYVPRSVPKPDAQIETAQVQQPAITQPRQAHKLKLPLSPQSVYVSESGLLKKSPIKSITIEEVDPEVHSRQIYQTATPKAHTLTEEELSALINAGYTVTPVPQTAKSDQIFAVESAVPVGYYTKKQKPQASRPEYVTYEEVIQRPHKLIRKNGPVLKQNDGHTDASEKVTYLLPLDTAYGTRQPPLKQEE; this is encoded by the exons GTCTTTTAGCAATTTCCCTTGGAGAGAAGACGGTTTCCCCCGCAGTTGAAAAGGTAGAATCCTCTTCCGGAAATGCGGACGACATTGTCATGCTGGAAATCGACGTAAAGGAACCTGTGAAGAGATCACCGATACAAACCAGCCCCGATTATGGAGCTAATCAGTACAGTCTTCAGAGTGCTGACGCTCAGCAG CTGTCACCGGAGTACTTGTCAATCTTGCAAGAATACGCGCAGGAGCAGCCGCAACCTGCACCGCCTCAGCGCAGACCGCAGCCCGCGTACGCGAGACAACAGCAAGCTTTGCAGCAAGCTTACTACAACTTCCGTAAGCCAACGGTAGTTCCCCCTCGACCTCGTCCTCAGCTGCACCCTCAAGCTCTAGCTCAAGCGGAGGTAGCCGCGGAGATTCAGGCTCAAGTGGACGCTCAGAACCGTGCGGAGGCGATCCGCACCGCTCGCTTAGGCTCACCAAGCCCATCGGCCACGGACACGTACCAAGTCTCGGCTTATAGTCAGCCGAAATTGGGAACGTTCGAGCAGGAGCTGCTGCAGCTGGTGTCAGCGAACCAGGCGCAGGAATTTAAGCTTTTGCCGACCCAGCCGAAGGGTGGTTTGTCTGCATACTCTCAGCAATTGGTGGGTTACCAACCGCAGTACGAGAAGCCAGCTGCCGCAGCACCCCAACTTCCTGAACAGTATCACATAGAGACCTCTCCACCAAGGGCCTACCAACCACGGCCGATACCCGCTTATCAATCGGTGGAGGAGCCTCAGTATCAAGCTCAGCCCGCAAAGGCTTTTCAACCCTCGCCACAGTATGATTATGCAGCTGACGACGCTCATTTGAAAGCCCTGGAACAGGCACAAGCTCAGGCCCAGGCTCAAGCTCAAGCTCAAGCGTTAGCATTCCAGAAGGTCGCTCAAGTTGAGTACAGGCAGCACACGCAAAACGCCCTGGAACACATAAGACTGACGAACGAGGCGGACAAGCAGCGGACAGCTCTGGAGCAGATCCAACAAGGCGCGCAGGTTAGCGATGCAGGACGCAGTTACCTGCAGGAGCAGTTGCAGCCTAAGAGCGCAGACGCTGCATACCATGCCAAAGTCAAAGCTCAAACCACCGCGGAGGTAGCAGAAGCAAGGAAGTTGCATCAAGCTCAAGAGTTCAAGGCTCACGCGGACGCCATTCGAAAACTGGAGGCTCAACAAAGAGCTCACCTGAGGGTGCAGGAGGAGGTGCGCAATTACGCATTGAACTTCGAGAAGAACCAAGCGAGAGCTCAGGAACTGGCGCAGGCGCAAGCTGAGGCTCTGTACAAGGCGCAGCTGCAGGAACGTAATCAGATTAACAAACAGATCATAGCGATCTCGAAGAACCAGGTGGAGGGGAAGAAGGCGCACCCGGACTCCCCAGTGCAGCATTACACTCTGCAACGCAACAGCACTCCTCTCCCCGCGTTGAACAGTTACTTCACCAATGATGAGCTGCAGAAGTACCAGGCGTCCGGGTCCTCTTACGTGCCCAGATCGGTACCGAAACCCGATGCCCAGATCGAAACCGCTCAGGTGCAACAACCCGCCATCACCCAGCCCCGACAGGCACATAAGCTCAAGCTGCCCCTCTCCCCGCAGTCCGTGTACGTGTCTGAATCCGGGCTGCTGAAGAAATCGCCGATCAAGTCGATCACGATCGAGGAGGTGGACCCGGAAGTTCACAGCCGCCAGATCTATCAGACCGCTACGCCCAAGGCGCACACACTGACCGAGGAGGAGCTGTCCGCTCTGATCAACGCCGGTTACACCGTCACTCCCGTCCCGCAAACCGCGAAGTCGGATCAGATATTCGCGGTGGAGAGCGCAGTGCCTGTCGGTTACTACACGAAGAAACAGAAGCCGCAGGCCTCCAGGCCAGAGTACGTTACCTACGAGGAAGTGATACAACGCCCGCATAAGCTTATCAGAAAAAACGGGCCCGTTCTGAAGCAGAACGACGGACACACCGACGCCAGCGAGAAAGTCACCTATCTGCTACCTCTGGACACCGCCTACGGCACGAGACAACCCCCCCTCAAACAGGAAGAGTAA
- the LOC143207480 gene encoding uncharacterized protein LOC143207480, which yields MKKIENGCWSCLALIAILLATYVNAEKQKRQIFREQVLPALGGKIPEEAFRTDRLALNRLNKEGITVPDGVLLDARHVQKHTQHVQTMPESIKVYLRPDGRYVPPEGRFQYNHAKTIDTTYVIRTPHSQSNGHSHNHKRPNNFGSNKHRDYPKLQTYSFRQLSPIMVPTAPGIYTPIVTPLVLPGNTDLLDEAYLPSWDIQYDWDTVYEPLDDYFVNNIALFNSHQIITDYQGFLNKFHERSSRHIHAHPIKSNQNTYPRIRKQESRNIGTHSKATAYQNVRFNVDSTISRYTNLTTIPETNFSCNGRRGLVADVETYCQVFYNCSGWSKTATLCPAGTAFSEVKKRCEWWSTVQCKRQDQ from the exons atgaagaaaattgaaaacggATGTTGGTCTTGTTTAGCATTGATCGCTATATTACTGGCAACATACGTCAATGCAGAAAAG caaaaaCGACAGATATTCAGGGAACAAGTCCTGCCAGCGTTAGGGGGTAAAATTCCGGAAGAAGCATTCAGAACCGATCGTTTAGCGTTAAATCGGTTAAACAAAGAAGGTATTACTGTGCCCGACGGTGTGCTTTTGGACGCTAGACATGTCCAGAAACATACGCAACATGTTCAAACCATGCCTGAATCGATAAAG GTATATTTGAGACCGGATGGTCGATACGTGCCACCGGAAGGACGATTCCAGTACAATCATGCGAAAACGATCGACACGACATACGTTATTCGTACTCCACACTCGCAATCCAACGGCCACAGCCACAACCATAAGCGTCCTAACAACTTTGGCAGCAATAAACATCGAGACTACCCGAAATTACAAACTTATAGTTTCAGACAATTATCACCCATAATGGTACCTACGGCGCCTGGAATCTACACACCCATCGTAACGCCTTTAGTGCTTCCTGGCAATACCGATTTATTAGACGAAGCCTATCTACCTAGTTGGGACATTCAGTATGACTGGGACACCGTTTACGAGCCACTGGATGATTACTTTGTCAACAATATTGCACTTTTTAATTCGCATCAG ATTATAACCGATTATCAAGGATTCCTGAACAAGTTCCACGAACGATCATCGAGGCACATTCATGCTCATCCAATCAAATCAAATCAAAACACTTATCCAAGAATTAGGAAACAAGAATCGAGGAACATCGGTACTCATTCGAAGGCAACAGCTTATCAGAATGTTCGATTTAATGTTGACAGTACAATTTCTCGATATACTAATCTTACTACCATTCCGGAAACTAATTTTTCGTGTAATGGCAGAAGGGGTTTGGTTGCCGATGTTGAAACTTATTGCCAG GTCTTTTACAATTGCTCCGGTTGGTCGAAAACCGCAACCCTGTGTCCGGCAGGTACAGCGTTCAGTGAAGTGAAAAAACGTTGTGAATGGTGGAGTACGGTACAATGTAAACGACAAGATCAATAA
- the LOC143207484 gene encoding uncharacterized protein LOC143207484: MSGHCCNFAILLMAIFLVIAYTTPLQYPIVVDDYGHNDYRNYDQPYTKHDQPYAKQNQPYVQPYARDEQPYAKYVQPYAKDEQPLVKYEQPYTRDEQPYSKYDQPYSKFERPIVVKPIEKPKEKQDFSKIPGIPGVDFPLYHTVPRTSFSCAYVPFAPGMYANVETGCQAYHICHDGREGHQGASFLCPNGTIFSQREFSCDWWYNVKCAEAIALYSLNLDPEKNPYLPKKKKEEEPPKNMRIVVL; the protein is encoded by the exons ATGTCGGGGCACTGTTGCAACTTTGCTATACTGCTGATGGCCATCTTCTTGGTGATAGCCTACACTACGCCTCTTCAG TATCCAATAGTGGTCGACGATTATGGTCACAATGACTATCGAAATTACGATCAACCATACACGAAACACGATCAACCATACGCAAAACAGAATCAACCCTACGTTCAACCCTACGCGAGAGACGAACAACCGTACGCAAAATACGTTCAACCCTACGCGAAAGACGAACAACCATTGGTAAAATACGAACAACCCTACACAAGAGACGAGCAACCTTACTCAAAGTACGATCAACCATACTCGAAATTCGAACGTCCGATCGTCGTAAAGCCCATCGAGAAACCAAAAGAAAAGCAAGACTTTAGTAAAATCCCCGGTATTCCCGGTGTGGACTTTCCTTTGTATCACACTGTACCGCGGACAAGTTTTTCCTGCGCCTACGTTCCATTCGCACCAGGAATGTACGCGAACGTGGAAACCGGTTGCCAG GCTTATCACATCTGCCATGATGGCCGCGAAGGTCATCAGGGTGCGTCCTTCCTTTGCCCTAATGGGACTATTTTCAGTCAAAGAGAATTCTCTTGTGATTGGTGGTACAACGTGAAGTGTGCCGAGGCTATAGCGTTGTACAG CTTAAATTTGGACCCAGAGAAGAATCCTTATTTgccaaagaagaagaaggaggaggagccGCCGAAGAACATGAGGATCGTTGTGCTTTAA